In a genomic window of Pokkaliibacter sp. MBI-7:
- a CDS encoding DNA topoisomerase III: MQLILCEKPSQAKEIAALVGASKRGEGCLLGNGVIVTWCIGHLLRMAEPDEINPNWKEWRLEQLPMIPGEWSMRVDADKAKQFKAIKSLLTQATSVVIATDAGREGEMIAREIIEHCNWRKGPVHRLWASSQDEATLRKALASLLPGASKEPLYWSALARSRADYIVGMNMTRLYSLLAKQQGYQGVLSVGRVQTPTLALVVARDREIARFVSKPFFEVVITADGGHGRTFAAQWLPVAQVADEEGRCINGPIAQQLAARLRGQAAQVASVEVKRMREQPPLPFSLSALQQICDRKFGFGVQQTLDIAQSLYEKHKATTYPRSDCRYLPVAMLEEVKPVLQALAQSDPSLGPLVMQLDSRLRSAAWNDEKVNASDHHAIIPTMGVIDLSAMTEDERRVYELIRLHYLMQFMPAHEYDRTEVMLVALGQQFKAVGKVIAVTGWRALMAKSSAAESDEAEDSDAGGQELPPLEQGQVCPVTDAQVVEKKTTPPKFFTQGTLIAAMKGIARYVADPRLKAKLSETSGIGTEATRAAIIEGLIKRGFLLSSKRSVKSTDAAQSLIDALPQPLTDPGTTALWEQALSAIERGELTLDQFVATQAQWITHLVNEARQAGRGALQIAATPTQACPLCSAPMRKRSGANGPFWGCTRYPDCKGVVDSGGKKKRARKKVEGTA, from the coding sequence ATGCAGCTGATTTTGTGTGAGAAGCCCAGTCAAGCAAAAGAGATCGCCGCACTCGTTGGCGCAAGCAAGCGCGGTGAGGGGTGTTTGCTGGGGAATGGCGTCATAGTGACCTGGTGTATAGGCCACTTACTGCGGATGGCGGAACCCGACGAGATTAACCCAAATTGGAAAGAATGGCGCCTGGAGCAGCTACCCATGATCCCGGGCGAGTGGTCCATGCGGGTGGACGCTGACAAGGCAAAGCAATTCAAAGCGATTAAGTCTCTGTTAACTCAAGCCACCTCAGTAGTGATTGCGACAGATGCGGGGCGTGAGGGGGAGATGATCGCCCGTGAGATCATTGAGCACTGCAACTGGCGCAAAGGCCCTGTGCATCGGTTGTGGGCTTCTTCTCAAGATGAGGCTACGTTGCGCAAAGCGCTGGCATCACTGTTGCCCGGTGCCTCCAAGGAGCCCCTGTACTGGTCGGCATTGGCCCGATCACGAGCCGACTATATCGTCGGTATGAACATGACCCGCCTGTACTCGCTGCTGGCAAAGCAGCAGGGTTATCAGGGGGTGCTATCAGTCGGGCGTGTGCAGACGCCTACGCTGGCACTGGTGGTCGCGCGGGATCGGGAGATCGCCCGCTTTGTATCAAAGCCGTTTTTTGAGGTTGTGATCACGGCAGACGGAGGCCATGGCCGCACCTTTGCCGCGCAGTGGTTACCCGTGGCCCAGGTGGCAGATGAGGAGGGCCGCTGTATTAACGGCCCGATTGCGCAGCAACTGGCTGCCCGACTCCGGGGGCAGGCGGCACAGGTCGCTTCTGTGGAGGTAAAGCGAATGCGGGAGCAGCCTCCCCTGCCCTTTAGCCTGAGTGCCTTGCAGCAGATCTGTGATCGTAAATTCGGGTTCGGCGTTCAGCAGACACTGGATATCGCTCAGTCGCTGTATGAGAAACATAAAGCCACCACCTATCCACGCAGTGATTGCCGTTATCTGCCGGTGGCGATGCTTGAGGAAGTAAAACCCGTCCTGCAGGCACTGGCTCAGTCTGATCCGTCCCTAGGGCCACTGGTGATGCAGCTGGACAGTCGGCTGCGGTCAGCTGCCTGGAATGATGAGAAGGTGAATGCCTCAGACCACCACGCCATTATTCCGACGATGGGAGTGATTGATCTGTCAGCGATGACCGAGGACGAGCGCCGGGTGTATGAACTGATTCGTCTTCATTACCTGATGCAGTTTATGCCTGCTCACGAGTATGACCGGACTGAGGTGATGCTGGTCGCGCTGGGGCAGCAGTTTAAGGCTGTGGGCAAAGTGATCGCCGTTACCGGATGGCGGGCGCTGATGGCAAAGTCTTCTGCGGCGGAGTCTGATGAGGCTGAGGATAGCGATGCCGGTGGGCAGGAGTTGCCGCCGTTGGAGCAAGGACAAGTTTGCCCGGTCACCGATGCCCAAGTCGTGGAGAAGAAGACCACGCCGCCCAAATTTTTTACTCAGGGAACGCTGATTGCCGCGATGAAAGGCATTGCGCGTTATGTGGCGGATCCACGCCTGAAGGCCAAGTTGAGCGAGACGTCTGGCATCGGTACCGAAGCCACCCGGGCGGCCATTATCGAGGGGCTGATCAAACGGGGGTTTCTGTTGAGCAGTAAGCGGTCGGTCAAATCCACGGACGCAGCACAGTCGCTGATTGATGCTCTGCCCCAGCCGCTCACTGATCCCGGGACCACGGCACTGTGGGAGCAGGCGCTGTCGGCCATTGAGCGGGGTGAGCTGACACTGGATCAGTTTGTGGCCACTCAGGCGCAATGGATCACCCATCTGGTCAATGAGGCACGTCAAGCCGGTCGCGGGGCGTTACAGATTGCCGCTACTCCTACACAGGCCTGTCCGTTGTGTTCCGCGCCCATGCGCAAGCGCAGTGGCGCCAATGGCCCGTTTTGGGGCTGTACTCGTTACCCTGACTGTAAGGGGGTAGTCGATAGTGGAGGCAAGAAGAAGCGGGCACGCAAGAAGGTGGAGGGCACGGCATGA
- a CDS encoding STY4534 family ICE replication protein — protein sequence MTTQNASQFFDLHTSGIGYINRIRLVEPKKGEPFWACSIAALRGDTNNVEYTYFDVRVPGTEAARLIARCQQAVEAGSKMLISFKIGDIYPDVFTYSSGDRKGETGVSLKGRLLMIRWIKKDGEMIYQMPKADDASGAPADTAGTPGANAA from the coding sequence ATGACTACTCAAAACGCTTCTCAGTTTTTCGATTTACACACTTCTGGCATTGGCTATATCAACCGCATTCGCCTGGTTGAGCCAAAAAAAGGAGAGCCCTTCTGGGCCTGTTCTATCGCCGCCTTGCGGGGTGATACGAACAATGTGGAATACACCTATTTCGATGTCCGCGTGCCGGGCACCGAAGCGGCACGTTTGATCGCTCGGTGTCAACAAGCGGTGGAGGCTGGCAGCAAGATGCTGATCAGTTTCAAGATCGGTGACATCTACCCTGACGTATTCACCTATTCATCCGGTGATCGTAAGGGTGAAACAGGTGTCAGTCTGAAAGGCCGTCTGCTCATGATTCGTTGGATCAAGAAAGATGGCGAAATGATTTACCAGATGCCTAAAGCGGACGACGCGAGCGGTGCTCCTGCTGATACAGCAGGCACACCCGGTGCTAACGCGGCATAA
- the radC gene encoding DNA repair protein RadC yields MSFSLSAEERAIIDQAKAILMGALREPGTAIHEPDAARDYLRLQLAAREREVFAVLFLDTRHRVIRYDELFFGSLDETPVYPREVIKLALQRNAAAVIFAHNHPSGDASPSDADIDLTRRLKEALALVDIRVLDHMVIGRESVTSMAELELC; encoded by the coding sequence ATGAGTTTCTCTCTCAGTGCGGAAGAGCGCGCGATTATTGATCAGGCGAAAGCCATTCTGATGGGGGCCCTGCGCGAGCCAGGTACCGCGATTCACGAACCGGACGCAGCACGCGATTATCTGCGGCTGCAGCTGGCCGCCCGTGAGCGTGAGGTGTTTGCAGTGCTGTTTCTTGATACCCGACACAGGGTCATCCGTTACGACGAGCTGTTTTTCGGCAGCCTTGATGAAACGCCGGTGTACCCACGTGAAGTGATCAAGCTGGCTCTGCAACGCAATGCTGCAGCGGTGATCTTTGCACACAACCATCCCAGCGGGGATGCTTCGCCCAGTGACGCCGATATCGACTTAACCCGACGCCTTAAGGAGGCGCTGGCACTGGTAGATATCCGTGTACTGGATCACATGGTTATAGGCCGTGAATCTGTCACCTCTATGGCAGAACTCGAACTGTGTTAA
- a CDS encoding TIGR03759 family integrating conjugative element protein, producing the protein MTPLKWLVMGVSLSVVGQCLAGSVGTSRAETSQMTQSQGAQSQAVDSSATAAEWGLSAGEWTQYQQAMAGQRGIWSPGLDPITTLGVTAKTDAERRRFAELFVKAEAVRVEKELAFQKAVDAAWARLLPTTQPIMGLASSSPASSASPFGQPAVPSVGVMSAGRVSLFVRDNCVLCDRELKKLLSQNRPIDIYLVGSEGNDRTIQLWALARGISPAAVKSKQITLNHDNGTWASMAGAAHAGDLPGLMQQVAGEWRIVHE; encoded by the coding sequence ATGACGCCGCTAAAGTGGCTGGTAATGGGAGTGTCGCTGTCGGTTGTGGGTCAGTGTCTGGCAGGTTCTGTGGGTACCTCTCGCGCGGAAACGTCACAGATGACCCAGTCTCAGGGGGCGCAATCACAAGCCGTCGATTCCTCTGCAACCGCAGCGGAGTGGGGGCTGAGCGCCGGTGAGTGGACGCAATATCAGCAGGCCATGGCCGGTCAGCGGGGGATCTGGTCGCCGGGGCTGGACCCGATTACCACCCTTGGGGTCACCGCTAAGACAGACGCAGAGAGACGGCGTTTCGCCGAGCTGTTTGTCAAAGCCGAGGCGGTGCGGGTGGAGAAAGAACTCGCCTTCCAGAAAGCGGTTGATGCGGCCTGGGCACGGCTACTCCCCACCACGCAGCCCATCATGGGGCTGGCCAGTTCGTCACCTGCTTCTTCAGCGTCACCTTTTGGTCAGCCTGCGGTGCCATCGGTGGGGGTGATGAGCGCCGGACGAGTCTCATTATTTGTGCGTGATAACTGCGTGCTCTGTGATCGTGAGCTGAAAAAGCTGCTGAGCCAGAACCGCCCGATCGACATCTATCTGGTCGGCAGTGAGGGTAACGACCGAACCATTCAGTTGTGGGCACTGGCACGGGGGATCAGCCCCGCCGCCGTCAAGTCAAAGCAGATCACCCTCAACCATGATAACGGCACCTGGGCATCCATGGCCGGAGCTGCTCATGCCGGTGATTTGCCCGGTCTTATGCAACAGGTCGCCGGTGAGTGGCGAATCGTGCACGAATGA
- the traD gene encoding type IV conjugative transfer system coupling protein TraD, whose protein sequence is MTDKHVIESLLRPAVELNTVAVAVSAAFVSATAPWSLALTPSVGYGVACGFGVLAWVRWNEASVVLRYRRNMRRLPTFEMTSTQIPTSRSGLYLGMGFRWDQRHTQRLHSALEPEVRKYVEQPAAWHKARRLEARLGDSDRLIARSIVRLLSWDHVINPVRPLPPVGGSPLYHAVEPDEHEVLLPLRERVGHTLVLGTTRVGKTRLAELMVTQDIRRGETTIFFDPKGDADMLLRMWAEARRAGREDSFYVFHLGWPEISARYNAVGRFGRISEVASRISGQLSGEGNSAAFREFAWRFINIIARALVALGRRPDYLQISQHVVNIDALFLDYATWYFRDDPEAFKTIADMEGRINEKNTPRHMQGREKRVIALEQFLTMKRIYDPVMDGLKSAVRYDKTYFDKIVASLLPLLEKLTSGKIAQLLAPNYLDLSDPRPIFDWQQIIRKRGIVYVGLDALSDPEIAAAVGNSMFADLVSVAGHIYKFGIDDGLPALPADAKATRSSAVINLHADEVNELMGDEFVPLINKGGGAGIQVTAYTQTASDITVKMGSTAKAGQVVGNFNNLIMLRVRETATAELLTSQLAKVSVKAKTLTSRSNDNSNPNDDIDFTSATHDAISTTSVPMIEPNAIINLPKGQAFALLEGGQLWKIRMPLPGRDASDEALVPKSIADLAARMREEYHTGEGWWQASGGMQLNTLPAELQGWLDSHQQVGHEAEDHEPWDELHMQGLEQSAQQMGGDN, encoded by the coding sequence GTGACCGACAAGCATGTTATTGAGTCGTTGCTGCGCCCGGCGGTGGAGCTTAATACCGTGGCAGTGGCCGTATCTGCGGCCTTTGTGTCTGCCACCGCGCCCTGGTCGCTGGCTCTCACGCCGTCGGTAGGCTACGGGGTGGCGTGCGGCTTTGGTGTACTTGCCTGGGTGCGCTGGAATGAGGCGTCGGTGGTACTGCGCTACCGCCGTAATATGCGTCGCCTGCCCACGTTTGAAATGACGAGCACTCAGATTCCGACCAGTCGTAGTGGGTTGTATTTGGGCATGGGCTTTCGCTGGGATCAGCGTCATACCCAGCGGCTGCATTCTGCCCTGGAGCCCGAGGTACGCAAGTACGTCGAACAGCCGGCAGCGTGGCATAAGGCACGTCGTCTGGAGGCGCGCCTGGGCGACTCCGACCGCCTGATCGCCCGCAGCATTGTGCGGCTACTGAGCTGGGATCATGTGATCAATCCGGTACGCCCCTTGCCGCCGGTGGGTGGCAGCCCGCTGTATCACGCGGTGGAGCCAGATGAACATGAGGTGCTGTTGCCGCTCCGTGAGCGCGTCGGTCATACCCTGGTACTCGGCACCACCCGCGTCGGTAAAACCCGACTGGCTGAGTTGATGGTGACCCAGGATATCCGTCGCGGGGAAACCACCATTTTCTTTGACCCTAAAGGCGACGCTGACATGCTGCTGCGCATGTGGGCCGAGGCTCGACGGGCGGGTCGTGAGGATTCGTTTTATGTGTTTCACCTCGGCTGGCCAGAAATCTCAGCCCGCTATAACGCCGTGGGACGTTTCGGGCGTATCTCGGAGGTGGCCAGCCGTATCTCCGGGCAGCTGTCGGGGGAGGGCAATAGCGCCGCATTTCGCGAATTTGCCTGGCGCTTCATCAATATCATCGCACGGGCCCTGGTGGCGCTGGGGCGGCGACCCGACTACCTGCAAATCAGTCAGCACGTCGTCAACATCGATGCCCTGTTTCTGGATTACGCCACCTGGTATTTCCGTGATGACCCCGAGGCCTTCAAAACCATCGCGGATATGGAAGGCCGCATTAACGAAAAAAATACGCCACGCCATATGCAGGGGAGAGAGAAACGCGTCATTGCGCTCGAACAGTTCCTGACCATGAAGCGCATTTATGATCCTGTCATGGATGGCCTGAAGTCAGCCGTGCGCTACGACAAGACCTATTTCGACAAGATCGTAGCATCGTTGCTGCCGCTGCTTGAAAAGCTCACCAGCGGCAAGATCGCGCAACTGTTGGCCCCCAACTATCTTGACCTGAGCGACCCGCGCCCGATCTTCGACTGGCAGCAGATTATCCGTAAGCGCGGCATTGTCTATGTCGGCCTCGATGCCTTGTCGGACCCGGAGATCGCTGCAGCAGTCGGTAACTCCATGTTCGCCGACCTGGTCTCGGTCGCCGGCCATATCTACAAATTTGGTATTGATGACGGTCTGCCGGCACTGCCAGCCGATGCAAAAGCTACGCGCAGCAGCGCCGTGATTAACCTCCATGCTGATGAGGTCAACGAGTTGATGGGCGATGAGTTTGTGCCGCTGATCAACAAAGGCGGCGGTGCCGGCATTCAGGTCACGGCGTACACCCAGACGGCATCGGACATCACAGTAAAAATGGGCAGCACCGCCAAGGCGGGCCAGGTCGTGGGTAACTTCAACAATTTGATCATGCTGAGGGTGAGGGAGACGGCTACGGCTGAGCTGCTCACCAGTCAGCTGGCGAAAGTCTCGGTGAAAGCCAAGACGCTCACGTCGCGTTCCAACGATAACTCCAACCCGAACGACGATATCGACTTCACCAGTGCCACGCACGATGCCATCAGTACGACGAGTGTGCCGATGATTGAGCCCAACGCCATCATTAATCTGCCAAAAGGGCAGGCGTTTGCCCTGCTGGAAGGCGGACAGCTGTGGAAAATCCGCATGCCACTGCCGGGGCGTGATGCCTCCGACGAGGCGCTGGTACCCAAATCCATTGCGGATCTGGCAGCTCGTATGCGAGAGGAATACCACACTGGGGAGGGATGGTGGCAGGCCAGTGGCGGCATGCAGCTGAACACCCTGCCTGCCGAACTGCAGGGCTGGCTGGACAGTCACCAACAGGTCGGGCATGAAGCGGAGGACCATGAGCCCTGGGATGAGCTGCATATGCAGGGGCTGGAGCAGTCGGCACAGCAGATGGGAGGTGACAACTAA
- a CDS encoding TIGR03747 family integrating conjugative element membrane protein: MARAEPVDQAERQQQRRIGFFGRVFELPIRALGVLMLSLFFSLVMEWIGIAFFYPEQGYTHAQQMMEQEMGYFSSGFRHSLLHSQPVVLASGVVQNVYEWAFVKTGFMAFAEQARQPIPAEAGHVQRYSLLLFRVLEDYLLAAMYTSLTFITRVMILLLSMPLFGLAGMVGFVDGLVRRDLRRFGAGLESSFWYHHIKRWVVPSFVLVWIVYLSLPFSVHPNVVLLPCSALFGLIVSLTVGQFKKYF, encoded by the coding sequence ATGGCCCGTGCAGAACCGGTTGATCAGGCGGAACGTCAGCAGCAGCGACGGATCGGCTTCTTTGGTCGCGTGTTTGAGTTGCCAATCAGGGCGTTGGGTGTGCTGATGCTGTCGCTGTTTTTCAGCCTGGTGATGGAGTGGATCGGCATCGCGTTCTTCTACCCGGAACAGGGCTATACCCATGCTCAGCAGATGATGGAACAGGAGATGGGGTATTTCAGCTCAGGGTTTCGTCACTCCCTGCTGCATAGCCAGCCGGTGGTGCTGGCCAGTGGCGTTGTGCAGAACGTGTATGAGTGGGCGTTTGTGAAGACCGGATTTATGGCCTTTGCCGAGCAGGCCAGACAGCCGATCCCAGCGGAGGCCGGTCATGTGCAGCGCTACAGCCTGCTGCTATTTCGGGTACTGGAGGACTATCTGCTGGCTGCCATGTACACCAGTTTAACGTTCATCACGCGCGTGATGATTCTGCTGCTGAGTATGCCGCTGTTTGGCTTAGCGGGAATGGTGGGCTTTGTGGATGGTCTGGTGCGACGGGATCTGAGGCGTTTTGGCGCCGGGCTGGAGAGCTCGTTCTGGTACCACCACATCAAACGCTGGGTGGTACCGTCGTTTGTGCTGGTGTGGATCGTTTATCTGTCGCTGCCGTTTTCGGTGCATCCGAATGTTGTACTGTTGCCCTGCTCTGCGCTGTTTGGGTTGATCGTGTCGCTGACGGTCGGCCAGTTCAAAAAGTATTTTTAA
- a CDS encoding RAQPRD family integrative conjugative element protein gives MKLTFRLRLSRWPPQPGLCRSLLCGLGMGMALTSLSVSAASSAEQEELSLVLKQLDSIKMILDRSEVAQRSRAGDRYAFNYDQAKADLARMSRGISQYLSPSRAQPRDASQLSGAYQVDQRGKQE, from the coding sequence ATGAAACTGACCTTTCGTTTACGCCTTTCACGCTGGCCACCCCAGCCAGGGTTATGCCGCTCGTTGTTGTGTGGTCTCGGTATGGGAATGGCGCTGACATCGCTGTCGGTGTCGGCGGCGTCCTCTGCTGAACAGGAGGAGTTGAGTCTGGTCCTGAAGCAGCTGGACTCGATCAAGATGATTCTGGACCGCTCTGAAGTCGCACAGCGCTCCCGCGCAGGGGATCGATACGCCTTCAACTATGACCAGGCGAAGGCTGACTTGGCGCGGATGTCGAGAGGCATCAGCCAATACCTGTCTCCCTCACGGGCGCAGCCTCGTGATGCTTCGCAGCTGAGCGGTGCCTATCAGGTGGATCAGCGCGGCAAGCAGGAGTAG
- a CDS encoding TIGR03758 family integrating conjugative element protein produces MDDKQLAAYKMAGGGNPADGYLVFVGGFLTLYLLWSCWVLITIWKGTAEMDRDKRWDKVQWQVLRVVTLFLILVWFLNNG; encoded by the coding sequence ATGGATGATAAGCAACTGGCCGCCTACAAGATGGCCGGCGGTGGCAACCCGGCAGATGGCTACCTCGTCTTTGTTGGCGGCTTTCTGACTCTTTATCTGCTGTGGTCCTGCTGGGTGTTAATCACGATCTGGAAAGGCACTGCAGAGATGGATCGGGATAAACGCTGGGACAAGGTTCAGTGGCAGGTGCTTCGCGTTGTGACCCTCTTTCTGATCCTGGTGTGGTTTTTAAACAACGGTTGA
- a CDS encoding TIGR03745 family integrating conjugative element membrane protein, with translation MVLFRLARSLYGRMGKATLQAYVILGSILLTSPAWAGGLPKMEAPSTGADGGNLATFKGYLYDALIVVGLGLATWAFLSVGSNTIATYKAWRMQKAELSELGLVAGMGVALVILVLYLANKAAAILA, from the coding sequence ATGGTGTTGTTTCGTTTAGCACGTTCACTGTATGGACGCATGGGTAAGGCAACGCTACAGGCGTATGTGATCCTTGGCAGTATTCTGCTCACATCACCCGCCTGGGCGGGGGGGCTCCCCAAAATGGAGGCGCCGTCCACAGGCGCCGACGGTGGCAACCTGGCCACATTCAAAGGCTATCTCTATGACGCTTTGATCGTAGTGGGTCTGGGATTGGCCACCTGGGCATTCCTGTCGGTGGGCTCCAATACGATAGCAACCTACAAGGCCTGGCGTATGCAGAAGGCTGAACTCAGTGAGCTGGGTCTGGTCGCAGGCATGGGGGTCGCACTGGTGATTCTGGTGCTTTACCTGGCCAACAAAGCCGCCGCCATTCTCGCGTGA
- a CDS encoding TIGR03750 family conjugal transfer protein, with the protein MNKNEDARYLPERLNREPTVIRGLTNNELLLVIGSGVVVGLVLGVFIVVLLLPGQLPAIPTSMAVCGYLALRFGSDRLAAAKRNKPGAWFYRMLEWRLHQGSVSRLFFRKASLIDQDATWWLRREGVRRRLRRKRQGMFD; encoded by the coding sequence GTGAATAAAAACGAGGATGCACGCTACCTGCCTGAGCGGCTGAATCGGGAGCCCACGGTGATCCGTGGGCTAACCAACAACGAGCTGTTACTGGTCATCGGCAGTGGTGTGGTAGTGGGCCTCGTGCTGGGAGTGTTCATCGTCGTTCTGCTACTGCCAGGGCAATTGCCGGCCATCCCCACCAGTATGGCGGTGTGTGGCTATCTGGCCCTGCGTTTTGGCAGCGACCGACTGGCTGCCGCCAAACGCAATAAGCCCGGTGCCTGGTTTTACCGCATGTTGGAGTGGCGGCTGCATCAGGGCAGTGTCAGCCGCCTGTTTTTTCGTAAGGCATCACTGATCGATCAGGATGCAACCTGGTGGCTCCGCCGTGAGGGGGTACGGCGCCGATTGAGACGGAAACGCCAGGGCATGTTCGACTGA
- a CDS encoding PFL_4703 family integrating conjugative element protein: MSRHRTALSSRDSHITSLRLVIALLAAFAGFTSWGWYTAPRHLTVHNPPDLRSGSTRAWWEVPPSTVYSFAFYIFQQLNYWPRDGESDYHERIETLRAYLTPSCKAWLDSDYERRKVSQELTDRVRSVAEIPGRGVSDDRVHIQDRDHWVVDLELMLTESVHGESVKKLAMLHPLKVVRWDMNPETNPFGLALDCYDSLPERLDGSVMEEVK, encoded by the coding sequence ATGAGCCGACATCGCACTGCGCTGTCATCACGAGACTCGCACATCACCAGTCTGCGACTGGTGATTGCGCTGTTAGCCGCGTTTGCAGGGTTCACGTCGTGGGGGTGGTATACCGCTCCCCGTCATTTGACTGTACACAACCCGCCTGACCTGCGCAGTGGCAGTACCCGCGCCTGGTGGGAGGTGCCACCCAGCACGGTTTACTCATTTGCCTTTTATATTTTCCAGCAACTGAACTACTGGCCGCGTGATGGTGAGAGTGACTATCACGAGCGGATTGAGACGCTGCGGGCGTATCTCACCCCGTCCTGCAAGGCCTGGCTGGATAGCGACTATGAACGCCGTAAGGTGAGCCAGGAGCTGACCGACCGGGTGCGTTCTGTCGCAGAGATTCCAGGGCGCGGGGTTTCGGATGACCGGGTACATATCCAGGATCGCGACCACTGGGTGGTGGATCTGGAGTTAATGCTGACCGAAAGCGTTCATGGTGAGTCGGTCAAGAAGCTGGCCATGCTGCATCCGTTGAAGGTGGTGCGCTGGGATATGAATCCTGAAACGAACCCATTTGGACTGGCCCTGGATTGCTATGACTCCCTGCCAGAGCGACTGGATGGCAGTGTGATGGAGGAGGTGAAATGA
- a CDS encoding TIGR03749 family integrating conjugative element protein: MKMMTRMGVSLVVGMVLSPLASAVELVHWNRVPIKTALAVGQERIVYVDRNVKLALPVALADTLRVQNAGGALYLKAAAPFPETRIPLQVVETGEIILLDVTAQDAATVTANSSAYEPMKVLYGEGDDLSSFGITAGLSPNYASDGMPGSAGAGAVSARASGSSANSAAAPAAPRPTADDAVAGRIGRTDATSRTPAPISLTRYAAQNMYAPLRTVEALLGVSAVPVRAKGPLGSLLPSLDVDARAVAAWKLADYTVTAVRLINRAPRAVLLDPRLLNGDLYSAAFQHPTLGPAGSAEDTTTAYLVTQGKGLESALLPLPYRPAKGAK, from the coding sequence ATGAAGATGATGACACGCATGGGTGTAAGCCTGGTCGTGGGGATGGTGCTGTCTCCCCTGGCTTCTGCCGTGGAGCTGGTGCACTGGAATCGGGTGCCGATCAAAACCGCACTGGCTGTCGGCCAGGAACGGATTGTCTATGTGGATCGTAATGTGAAGCTGGCCCTGCCGGTGGCCCTGGCCGATACCCTGCGGGTACAGAATGCCGGTGGGGCGCTGTACCTCAAAGCCGCTGCACCCTTTCCCGAAACCCGTATTCCGCTTCAGGTAGTGGAAACAGGCGAGATTATTCTGCTGGACGTGACCGCGCAGGATGCGGCCACCGTCACAGCCAACAGCTCGGCCTATGAGCCGATGAAGGTGCTGTACGGGGAAGGGGATGACCTGAGCAGCTTTGGTATCACGGCAGGTCTGTCGCCCAACTATGCCAGTGATGGGATGCCGGGCAGTGCAGGTGCGGGCGCCGTGTCTGCTCGTGCGTCAGGTTCGTCAGCGAACAGCGCAGCGGCTCCCGCCGCACCGCGCCCGACGGCCGATGATGCCGTCGCCGGTCGCATTGGCCGCACGGATGCCACCTCTCGCACTCCTGCCCCTATTTCTCTCACGCGCTATGCCGCGCAGAACATGTACGCCCCGTTACGTACCGTCGAGGCACTGCTTGGTGTGAGCGCGGTACCCGTGCGCGCCAAAGGCCCGCTGGGATCGCTGCTGCCCTCGCTCGATGTCGATGCCCGTGCCGTCGCGGCCTGGAAACTGGCTGACTACACCGTCACGGCAGTACGCCTGATCAATCGGGCTCCTCGTGCGGTCCTGCTCGACCCCCGTCTGCTGAATGGGGATCTGTATAGTGCCGCCTTTCAGCATCCGACGCTGGGGCCGGCAGGTAGCGCCGAGGATACCACGACGGCGTATCTGGTGACGCAGGGCAAAGGTCTGGAGTCCGCCCTGCTGCCCCTGCCCTACCGCCCAGCTAAAGGAGCGAAATGA